In the Bos javanicus breed banteng chromosome 28, ARS-OSU_banteng_1.0, whole genome shotgun sequence genome, one interval contains:
- the SIRT1 gene encoding NAD-dependent protein deacetylase sirtuin-1 isoform X3: MCLCSGRKTILEIYPGQFQPSLCHKFIALSDKEGKLLRNYTQNIDTLEQVAGIQKIIQCHGSFATASCLICKYKVDCEAVRGDIFNQVVPRCPRCPADEPLAIMKPEIVFFGENLPEQFHRAMKYDKDEVDLLIVIGSSLKVRPVALIPSSIPHEVPQILINREPLPHLHFDVELLGDCDVIINELCHRLGGEYAKLCCNPVKLSEITEKPPRIQKELAHLSELPPTPLNISEGSSSPERTSPPDSSVIVTLLDQETKSNIDDPDVSESKDHVTEKSQEVQTSTRSIESVNEQLESPDLKNAVSNSGEKNERTSVAETVRKCWPARLAKEQISKRLDDNQYLFLPPNRYIFHGAEVYSDSEDDVLSSSSCGSNSDSGTCQSPSLEEPMEDESENEEFYNGLEDDADVNERAGGTVFEADGGDQEAINEAISVKQEATCINYPSNKS, from the exons ATGTGCCTGtgcagtggaaggaaaacaattTTG GAAATATATCCTGGACAATTCCAACCATCTCTTTGTCACAAATTCATAGCCTTGTCTGATAAGGAAGGAAAACTACTTCGCAACTATACTCAGAACATAGatacactggagcaggttgcaggAATCCAAAAGATAATTCAGTGTCATG gTTCCTTTGCAACAGCATCTTGCCTGATTTGTAAATATAAAGTTGACTGTGAAGCTGTACGAGGAGATATTTTTAATCAG GTGGTTCCTCGATGTCCTAGATGCCCAGCTGATGAACCGCTTGCTATCATGAAACCAGAGATTGTCTTTTTTGGTGAAAATTTACCAGAACAGTTTCATAGAGCCATGAAGTATGACAAAGATGAAGTTGATCTTCTCATTGTTATTGGATCTTCCCTGAAAGTAAGACCAGTAGCACTAATTCCAA GTTCCATACCCCATGAAGTGCCTCAGATATTAATTAATAGGGAACCTTTGCCTCACCTGCATTTTGATGTAGAGCTTCTTGGAGACTGTGACGTAATTATTAATGAACTGTGTCATAGGTTAGGTGGTGAATATGCCAAACTTTGCTGTAACCCTGTGAAGCTTTCAGAAATTACTGAAAAACCTCCTCGAATACAAAAAGAGTTGGCACATTTGTCAGAATTGCCACCCACACCCCTCAATATTTCAGAAGGCTCAAGTTCACCAGAAAGAACTTCACCACCAGATTCTTCAGTGATTGTCACTCTTTTAGACCAAGAAACAAAGAGTAACATTGATGATCCAGATGTGTCTGAATCAAAAGACCATGTCACAGAAAAATCACAGGAAGTACAGACTTCTACTAGGAGCATTGAAAGTGTTAATGAACAGTTGGAGAGTCCAGATTTGAAGAATGCTGTCTCCAATTCtggtgagaaaaatgaaagaacttcAGTAGCTGAAACAGTGAGAAAATGCTGGCCAGCTAGACTTGCAAAGGAGCAGATTAGTAAACGCCTTGATG ATAATCAGTATCTGTTTTTACCACCAAACCGTTACATTTTCCATGGCGCTGAGGTATATTCAGACTCTGAAGATGATGTCTTATCCTCTAGTTCTTGCGGCAGTAACAGTGATAGTGGAACGTGCCAGAGTCCAAGTTTAGAAGAACCCATGGAGGATGAAAGTGAGAATGAAGAATTTTACAATGGTTTGGAAGATGATGCTGATGTTAATGAGAGAGCTGGAGGAACTGTATTTGAAGCTGATGGAGGTGATCAAGAGGCAATTAATGAAGCTATATCTGTGAAACAGGAAGCAACATGCATTAACTATCCATCAAACAAATCATAA